From one Lotus japonicus ecotype B-129 chromosome 3, LjGifu_v1.2 genomic stretch:
- the LOC130746320 gene encoding uncharacterized protein LOC130746320 isoform X1, translating to MKKKKMIDFYFKRKERDDEEAQPSLVSPTSIDTNVSNIVEVGQPTQSTVEQLVQPSPSKALRIEQERINIDALIRDPRKRPRILDYPVNQQDEIRRAYIKFGPYQFLMDEYPFSVFQDQHRRFQARWFETFTWLEYSPEMDACYCFPCYLFSKKSSPFTSKGFRNWRKVNSGKDCSFLTHVGDGPNSSHNVALKCCEDFKSQYCHIDKVLSKQTSQQISCNRLRLKASADAVKWLTFQACAFRGHDESVRSKNRGNFVEMIKLLASYNREVDEVVLENAPQNAKYTSPTIQKEILHVFARKVQSDIRKEIGDAKFCLLVDEARDESKREKMAIVIRFVDKNGYVKERFLDMIHVRDTTSHTLKEGICSILSHHNLNIKSERGQGYDGASNMRGE from the exons atgaagaagaagaaaatgattgaCTTTTACtttaagagaaaagagagagatgatgaagaagcaCAACCTTCACTTGTTTCACCAACTTCAATAGATACTAATGTTTCAAATATCGTTGAAGTTGGGCAACCAACACAATCAACCGTAGAGCAACTTGTCCAACCATCTCCTTCAAAAGCTTTGAGAATTGAACAAGAAAGAATCAATATTGATGCTTTGATTCGTGATCCTAGAAAGCGTCCAAGAATTTTGGATTATCCTGTTAATCAACAAGATGAAATTAGAAGAGCATATATAAAGTTCGGGCCGTATCAATTTTTGATGGATGAATATCCGTTTTCTG TTTTTCAAGATCAACATCGTCGATTTCAAGCTCGTTGGTTTGAAACTTTTACTTGGTTAGAGTACTCGCCCGAAATGGATGCTTGTTATTGTTTTCCTTGctatttattttctaaaaagTCAAGTCCTTTCACTTcaaaaggatttagaaattggaGAAAAGTGAATAGTGGAAAAGATTGTTCTTTTTTAACTCATGTAGGAGACGGTCCTAATTCATCTCATAATGTTGCTCTTAAATGTTGTGAAGATTTCAAAAGTCAATATTGTCATATTGATAAAGTTCTATCAAAGCAAACTTCACAACAAATTTCATGTAATCGGTTGCGTCTTAAAGCTTCGGCAGATGCCGTTAAATGGCTAACATTTCAAGCTTGTGCTTTTAGAGGGCATGATGAAAGTGTGAGATCTAAAAATCGGGGAAATTTTGTAGAGATGATAAAACTTTTGGCTTCTTATAATAGAGAAGTAGATGAGGTTGTCTTGGAAAATGCCCCTCAAAATGCAAAGTACACATCACCCACTATTCAAAAAGAAATCTTACATGTTTTTGCAAGGAAGGTGCAAAGTGACATTCGTAAAGAGATTGGTGATGCAAAATTTTGTTTACTTGTTGATGAAGCTCGTGATGAATCTAAGAGGGAGAAAATGGCTATTGTCATTAGATTTGTTGACAAGAATGGATATGTTAAGGAGCGTTTCTTGGATATGATACATGTGAGAGATACTACTTCACATACTCTTAAGGAAGGAATTTGTTCTATATTATCTCACCATAATCTCAACATTAAAAGCGAACGGGGTCAAGGATATGATGGGGCTAGTAATATGCGTGGAGAGTGA
- the LOC130746316 gene encoding homeobox-leucine zipper protein ATHB-12-like, with product MLNTMEYTYSAEETADAETYTTSSSTQPVSMRKKRNKNARRFSDEQIKSLESMFESESRLEPRKKLQLARELGLQPRQVAIWFQNKRARWKSKQLEREYSMLSSNYNNLASKYEALKKEKQTLLIQLQKLSDLMKTPLEKSESSTQGKAANSMDSESENGATIKCEPEVKPSLSMERSEHVLGVLSDDDTSTKVEYIGLEDDEHGLLNFADQADGSLTSPEDWGGFGSNDFLGHSSSDYQWWDFWS from the exons ATGTTGAACACTATGGAATATACTTACTCAGCTGAAGAAACTGCAGATGCTGAAACTTACACCACTAGCAGCTCAACTCAACCAGTTTCcatgagaaagaagagaaacaaAAACGCAAGAAGGTTCAGTGATGAACAGATCAAATCATTGGAGTCTATGTTTGAGTCAGAGTCAAGGCTTGAACCTAGAAAGAAGTTGCAATTGGCAAGAGAGCTTGGATTGCAGCCAAGACAGGTTGCAATTTGGTTTCAGAACAAGAGAGCTAGGTGGAAATCAAAGCAACTTGAGCGAGAATACAGCATGCTTAGCTCCAATTACAACAATTTGGCTTCCAAGTATGAAGCACTAAAGAAGGAGAAGCAAACATTACTAATACAG TTGCAGAAGCTGAGTGATTTAATGAAAACGCCATTAGAGAAAAGTGAGAGTTCTACACAAGGTAAAGCAGCAAACAGCATGGACAGTGAATCAGAAAATGGAGCAACCATCAAATGTGAGCCTGAAGTGAAGCCAAGCCTATCAATGGAAAGATCAGAACATGTACTTGGTGTTCTTTCAGATGATGACACCAGCACTAAGGTGGAGTACATTGGCCTGGAAGATGATGAACATGGCCTTCTGAATTTTGCTGATCAAGCAGATGGCTCATTGACATCACCAGAAGATTGGGGCGGTTTTGGCTCCAATGATTTCTTAGGCCACTCAAGCAGTGATTATCAATGGTGGGACTTCTGGTCCTAA
- the LOC130746320 gene encoding uncharacterized protein LOC130746320 isoform X2 produces the protein MIKDDTKLFLWNPTNLEKINLPPLKHKFGIRNCIFSCSPTSTDQVCSILLFPHKSYDLSEPSILFYCCLGDKHWTEVDYGEDLARASTVDMEGRQLGWERVKSMKDKVFFLSANDLPFVCQAINPEAEGGRIYLTLENSKFVYIYSVEDNRLIICHAFSNLPTEVCRSLWFRSDLSMTFSLQEKKEKRLTRVGNSSAEIHSKRIVDITTNCCAFPLEALLPEMSQEVATKLNVLDYLHFRATSGFFRSRVLPLQWRSHSHSLMSFFDDLSLSPLLVFVEKENVLTFVHPKHGIKYKYSINLPEDMQGGCKICYLKEGWLLLTVNRMSNMFFNPFTREVTQLACGPEPSGGSTGVTSLCLVTPGFQSFLRKKKFEAEFSHPPWDTTRE, from the exons ATGATAAAAGATGATACCAAACTGTTTCTTTGGAATCCAACTAACCTTGAGAAAATCAACCTCCCACCCTTAAAACACAAATTTGGTATTCGTAACTGCATATTTTCGTGTTCTCCAACCTCAACGGATCAAGTTTGCTCCATACTTTTATTCCCACATAAAAGCTACGATCTAAGTGAGCCGAGTATATTATTCTACTGTTGTCTTGGAGATAAGCACTGGACGGAAGTGGACTATGGTGAGGATCTTGCGAGAGCTTCGACTGTGGATATGGAGGGTCGTCAATTGG GGTGGGAAAGGGTAAAAAGCATGAAGGACAAAGTGTTCTTTTTATCGGCGAATGACTTACCTTTTGTTTGTCAAGCAATCAATCCTGAAGCTGAAGGAGGACGTATCTATTTAACCTTAGAGAACAGTAAATTTGTCTACATATACAGCGTTGAAGACAATAGACTTATAATTTGTCATGCTTTCTCTAATTTACCAACAGAGGTGTGCCGATCACTCTGGTTTAGGTCAGATCTAAG CATGACTTTTTCactccaagaaaaaaaagaaaaacgactAACTAGAGTGGGGAATAGTAGTGCTGAAATTCATTCAAAAAGGATAGTGGATATAACTACCAACTGCTGTGCATTTCCTTTAGAAGCACTTCTTCCTGAAATGAGTCAAGAGGTTGCTACGAAACTTAATGTACTTGATTATTTGCATTTTCGAGCTACTAGCGGTTTCTTCCGTTCAAGAGTACTACCACTTCAATGGAGGTCACACTCTCACTCTTTAATGTCATTTTTTGATGATCTTTCACTTTCTCCATTACTTGTTTTcgttgaaaaagaaaatgtctTAACTTTTGTGCATCCCAAGCATGGTATCAAGTATAAATATAGCATTAACTTACCCGAGGATATGCAAGGAGGTTGTAAAATTTGCTACTTAAAGGAAGGTTGGCTATTACTAACAGTAAATAGAATGTCTAACATGTTCTTCAATCCCTTTACAAGAGAAGTGACACAACTTGCATGTGGACCTGAACCCAGTGGCGGAAGCACAGGGGTGACTTCCCTGTGCTTAGTCACCCCTGGCTTCCAATCATttctaaggaaaaaaaaatttgaggcTGAATTTAGTCACCCCCCATGGGACACAACACGTGAGTGA
- the LOC130746320 gene encoding uncharacterized protein LOC130746320 isoform X3, with protein sequence MFSCPPPLITVTCRSRLLQFNNELFHIQITSERHVILSVVVHQLEYFSQIGWERVKSMKDKVFFLSANDLPFVCQAINPEAEGGRIYLTLENSKFVYIYSVEDNRLIICHAFSNLPTEVCRSLWFRSDLSMTFSLQEKKEKRLTRVGNSSAEIHSKRIVDITTNCCAFPLEALLPEMSQEVATKLNVLDYLHFRATSGFFRSRVLPLQWRSHSHSLMSFFDDLSLSPLLVFVEKENVLTFVHPKHGIKYKYSINLPEDMQGGCKICYLKEGWLLLTVNRMSNMFFNPFTREVTQLACGPEPSGGSTGVTSLCLVTPGFQSFLRKKKFEAEFSHPPWDTTRE encoded by the exons ATGTTTTCTTGCCCTCCTCCTCTAATTACCGTCACGTGTAGAAGCCGGTTGTTACAATTTAACAACGAACTATTTCATATTCAAATTACTTCTGAAAGACATGTGATTCTTTCTGTTGTTGTTCACCAATTAGAATATTTTTCTCAAATAGGGTGGGAAAGGGTAAAAAGCATGAAGGACAAAGTGTTCTTTTTATCGGCGAATGACTTACCTTTTGTTTGTCAAGCAATCAATCCTGAAGCTGAAGGAGGACGTATCTATTTAACCTTAGAGAACAGTAAATTTGTCTACATATACAGCGTTGAAGACAATAGACTTATAATTTGTCATGCTTTCTCTAATTTACCAACAGAGGTGTGCCGATCACTCTGGTTTAGGTCAGATCTAAG CATGACTTTTTCactccaagaaaaaaaagaaaaacgactAACTAGAGTGGGGAATAGTAGTGCTGAAATTCATTCAAAAAGGATAGTGGATATAACTACCAACTGCTGTGCATTTCCTTTAGAAGCACTTCTTCCTGAAATGAGTCAAGAGGTTGCTACGAAACTTAATGTACTTGATTATTTGCATTTTCGAGCTACTAGCGGTTTCTTCCGTTCAAGAGTACTACCACTTCAATGGAGGTCACACTCTCACTCTTTAATGTCATTTTTTGATGATCTTTCACTTTCTCCATTACTTGTTTTcgttgaaaaagaaaatgtctTAACTTTTGTGCATCCCAAGCATGGTATCAAGTATAAATATAGCATTAACTTACCCGAGGATATGCAAGGAGGTTGTAAAATTTGCTACTTAAAGGAAGGTTGGCTATTACTAACAGTAAATAGAATGTCTAACATGTTCTTCAATCCCTTTACAAGAGAAGTGACACAACTTGCATGTGGACCTGAACCCAGTGGCGGAAGCACAGGGGTGACTTCCCTGTGCTTAGTCACCCCTGGCTTCCAATCATttctaaggaaaaaaaaatttgaggcTGAATTTAGTCACCCCCCATGGGACACAACACGTGAGTGA